TTATTTTTGGACAATGCATCAGTTTGTAGGGTAAATGTTTTAGTTAAGCTGTGGATGATAAAATGGCACAATCATGCAACAACAAAAATGAAACCTAATCATATACACAACAACCAAATATAAACCTAATGGAGGAAATCCTACCAGAACAACCATGTATGTCACAGTCCAGAGTAACctaatcaaaatcaaaaaatataaacaaatttgcataataaaaaattcataatacacctcacaataaataaataaataaataaatatatatatatatatatatatatatatatatatatatatatatatatatatatataaaaggatgaACAGAAGTTTCATCCTACTTGACCTGATTTTATGGGATTGAAAATATGTTGAAacttgatattaaaacacagtatataaagttttgaaaattcttaaacaaggtatatatttatattatttccaAAATTGAACACATAATAGTAAGAAAATAGTTGATATAGGAAAACCAtcatttaaaatagaaaaataattatatttgtaaaccTATGAACATTGTGAACTCTCTGGAACATATAATTTAACCAACTTTATAATTTGGTCATTAAAAAGTTTTTAAGAAAACTATCTGAATTTACTTAAAAAACCGAAACATCTAAAATGTGTTTattgaactaaaaataatttagactCAAACTTGagtaatttttgaaattacataaatatcttgttttttaagtaaaaagaaaagtcTTGTCATGGATAAAGGATCTAATAAGGTGGATACTAAAAAGAAATgtggataaaattaaaatattaaatgtagaATGAGTAATTTAAGAAACAGACTAGTTAGTTAAGCTGAGTTTCCCTGAAAAATACAACTGTAAGAATGAATCTTCCTTTGTACTCcagaaaatgaattaaaaaataataaggagaatgaattattttgttattaataattaatgttaattaattatgtttaggaGGAAGAGGAAGGTGATTATTATTCTGCATGTTACTCGTAATCCAAAAATGATATATTAGGAGTCGTAGTTCAGAAGAAAGGCTTTGAAGTCCGACAAAGAGAGAGTCGGTGAACTACGCGCATACCTAAACTTACTCCACTCATCAGAACCACTTCTCTCATTTACTGTCTCTTGCCGTCGCTTCCACCACTGTCTCCGCCGGGAATGCCACCGTCGCCGGCTGCCTCTCTCCAGGTTcgttttctctcctttttctgCGCTATCCAGTCACCTTCTTTCCTTTTCAAGTTGCCTCGATCTCGCCGTTCTCGATTGCTCTGCGTTTCTCTTTCCAGATTTGCTTTTCTGGCAGCTTTTCAATTACCCCGACCGAGATTCCGCCTTCatcatttctctcttttttgGTTGTTTGGGATTCGGGAAGAGGAACTACCTCCTCTCTCGcgtttttgggtttttgggaGCAATTACTGTTAATATAGACCTATCATGGCTGTGGGGAGTGTGTGTTctgttttaacaattttttgttttattctacTGCTGAGACATGAggtgatttaatttttcatgtgaATTCGCCATGGTGTTTGAATAATACTGGCTATTGTGTTTTGGGAAGTCTTGTCTGTGTTTTCTACTCACCTTCTCTTTGGCGCACTTTCTATTTAGGgatatttattgaaaatcacCTGAAGTTCACACTCATCACTTCTGTAGCACTTGTTCTAGTTGTTTTACCGGTTCCCCGAAAATCTTCGCATTAGTGTTTGGATCTTTGATTTTCTGTTGATTGCATCTTATTCTACTTTGATGCATTTGTTATGTGTGTGTTTACTCTTTATGGGATGTTGTGTTTCAGTGTTCTTCAGCTTACAGATCTAGGTGATTTGTATGTGCAGCTGTTGAAATGAATGGGGCGCAGAACAGAAAGGTTCACAATGTTGAAAAACCTTTTCCAGGATGCTTGGGAAGAATGGTGAACCTCTTTGATTTGACTGGGGGCGTCAATGGAAACAAGCTACTCACGGACAGGCCTCACCGCGATGGTGATCCCTCTCTTTCTCTATCTGTGTtaactctttttgttttttcacttTGCCCTgggttgttttcttttttaacccCTAAAATCTCCGCCTTGCTTGGTCGAGGATTTTCTGTATGATCTGCCACTTTGTCACATTGACTCTGTTTGGAATTGTCTCTAATGGTTATCTTAACCTTGCTTTTTGTCAATTTCTTGTTGTTAGTTTTGGGGTTTGGTAGAGTGCAGGGTTGACTATAATTCCCTGTGTGCCTGGTAGTTTTTATTTGGAGCTTGTTGCCCCTGGGTTTTTGTTGACCGAATTTCTGATAGACATATGTGATCTGTCCGGTTTTATATATTCTTGGACATAATGAAACCCAGCTGAAAGTTTCTCTAAATTTTCGAGTGTTTTTCTTTATCGCCAATCTGACTGGAGTGATTTTACTTACAATTTCTAGTGTTGAAAATTTTCTATGCCATTTTATTATCAAATCTGAGTCTCactaaattatacttaaattgCAGCGTCATCACTTTCAAGAAGTCAATCAGATGTTGCAAGGATCGCAAGTCCTACTTTGGGTGACCAGATAGAGGATAAGCTGGTAATTTTTGAGGAATGgatttttttattgtcattcAAGCTAactgaaatcaaaattaattgcAATGCAATATGGAATGTTCTTCACCTTTTCAATTTATGATGTGCTTTCTgtacttgtttttatttatctattgtaTATTCCATTTTCACGGACTTTGCAGATTGTTTCTGACTCAATGAGAGCTTTgtcaaataagaaaataaatggaACACCCATTAAGATGCTCATGGACCAAGAAATGTCCAAAGAAGTTGTTTCAAAGCACAACCCACCACCAAATGTAGTTGCAAAATTGATGGGGCTTGAAGCCCTCCCACGGGGAGATCCTAATTTATCCGTGGAGAAAAGCCATAGAGGAGATTATTCTCAACATATGTGTGATCATTCAGGGACACCATTTAAACACTGGCAGATGCATGATAGATTTATGGACAAGGAAATGCTTCATGAAGTTCATCTGAACACAGAACAGATTGCTTACAAGGATATTTATGACATATGGCTGCAATCACAAAGAACGGGCAATGTAAGAGACAAGACACCCGAGAGAGAAAAGTGGACTGAAGATGTTAATGGGAAGAAAATGGCTCTCATTCGTCAAAAATTTATGGAAGCTAAACGTCTGTCCACAGATGAGAAACTACGTCAGTCCAAGGAGTTTGATGATGCCTTGGAAGTTTTGAGTTCAAATAATGATCTGTTAATCAGGTTATTGGATTCTCAAAATCTTTATGAACTTCAGTCCACTCCAGTAGCAGAGACAAAGCGCATTACTGTTCTTAAGCCTTCGAAGATGGTTGATAATGAAAAATCTGTTGGTAAGgggaagaaaaatgataagCAGATTAGGAAACCGGCAAATGTTGGTACTGCATGGGAGAGATACAGTCCTGGATACACTCCTCCCAATCAGAAAGTGGACGAGTTTCCAGTACAACCTACTCGTATAGTGGTATTGAAGCCAAGTCCGGGGAAGGCACATGAGATTAAGGCAGTGGTTTCCCCAACAATGTTGTCACCTCGGAATTTGCCAAGTGGAAATTTCTACCAGGAACCTGAAGATGATGATGTACTTGAATCAAGAAAAGTAGATAGTGAGATTACTCAGCAATTGCATGAAGATATGAGGAGCCATCAAAGAGATGAAACATTCTATTCTTCAGTATTTTCAAATGGCTATACTGGTGATGAGAGTTCATTCAACAAATCGGATCATGAGTGTAATGCAGGGAACTTTAGTGATTTGGAAGTTATGTCACCATCTCCAAGGCATTCTTGGGATTACATCAATCGCTGTGGCagtcctttttcttcatcatccTTCAGCCGTGCATCCTGCTCTCCTGAGTCGTCGGTATGCAGAGAGGCCAAGAAAAGACTTTCTGAAAGATGGGCCATGATGGCATCAAGTAAAGGCCTTCAAGAACAAAGGCACATGCGCAGAAGCTCTACCTTAGGGGAGATGCTTGCCCTCTCGGATATAAAGAAATCTGAAATATCCGAGCTTGAGGGTATTAATAAAGAACAGGAACCAAATGAATCTGTTTCTTGCAGTCGAAATTTTAATGCTGAAACATGTGTGGATGGTTCTCCTAGAAACCTCTCTAGGTCAAAATCTGTTCCAACATCTTCCACTGTGTTTGATAATGGTCTCAGTGTTGAAGTTTGTGATAATGATGCTGGCAAAATACATGTGTCTGGGGAGCTGACAAAGTCAAAGAGTATGAAATCATCATTTAAAGGGAAAGTTACCAGTTTCTTCTTCTCGAGGAGCAAGAAACCAACCAGAGAAAAATCTTGTCCATCTCAATCTAAAACTGAATCCCAATCTACACTCACTGGAGCATCAGATTCTCCAGTAGGTTCATCTGGTGTCCTTAGGGAGGATGTGTCTCAAAGCTTCAATAGTGGATCCATTGGAGAGTGTTCTCTTACAGCACCGTATGAATCATCAGGCAAAATGTTCTCAGATTCTATCTCTAATGGACAAGGCGCTATACCTCTGGAGGTAATAGCTTCTATTTTTTCGTATATTATGATCTACTTCTTTTACCGTGCATTTATACACATTTTCTTTCTGTCTATACTGGCTTAAGGTATCTCATCAATGCTTTATAAATTTTCAACCAATTCTCAGTCCCTTACTTGTCTCCCCCTTTGCAAaggaaagaatggaaaaacaacaaaaaagagaaaacagtaTTGAATATATATTGATTCTTATTGTGAAGCATGTGGTTGGGTTGTACTgctgttttccattttttttttcttttctataccAATATCttgctaaataaataaaaatcgtCTTTTAATTCCAGTTTTTGCCTTGTCTACCTAACTAATGAAATTAGTCACTTGAAACTTATGTATGAGTCGGAGGCTGCTTGGTGTAGTGGAACAAATGAAATCTTCACCTGCCTTTGAACGTCATTGAGTCCTAATAgctatttgataaataatagaACTAGCTTTTTTCAGCCAGCATACGTAGAACACACAAAACCTCTATATGATTTCTTGTTATTGCAGATTATGGAATTGTAAACTGAATTCCTCACATGTTTGTTTACAGTCTGGATTGACACTGTCAAAGCCCACGGTGCCGGGGATTTCAAGTGAAAACCAGGGTCAGCCGAGTCCGATATCAGTTTTAGAGCCTCCATTTGAAGATGATAATGGTGCTAACGAGGCCTTGGGCTATGTGAAGGGTGGTCACCTGGGTACTGCCTGGTCCTTTCTTTCTATACTGTCACTATTTCAAGAAGTTCATATTGGATTGTCTTTACTGTTTTATTATCTGactttgaatatatttttaggatCACGGGGCCCTCTGAAGTCTAATTTAATTGACAAATCACCACCTATAGAATCAATAGCACGGACCCTCTCATGGGATGATTCTTGTGTAGAGGTGGCAAGTCCATACCCATTAAAGCCCTCGTTGGGCTCCTTAGACACCAAGGTAGAGGATCAAGACTGGCTTGTGTTTGTCGAGAAACTACTATCAGCTGCTGGAATTGATGATCAAGTGCAGTCTGACTCGTTTTACTCTAGATGGCATTCCCTCGAAAGCCCATTGGATCCATCATTGAGGGACAATTATGCAAATCTGAATGACAAGGAGCCTCAGCAACTCCATGAGGCGAAGCGAAGGCAGAGGAGATCCAATCAGAAGCTTGTATtcgattgtgttaatttttCACTGACAGAAATTACTGGTTATGGATCAGAGACTTACTTGATGGGTAGGTTATGGAGTGGGAGCCACAGCAGATTCCAAGTCCCCGAGGGTGAAGCTCACCCTTTGGTAGACCTTGTTGTGGCCCAGATGAAGGAGTTAATATCTGGTGCTATGAGGTCTGTTTGGGGAGATTGTGGGGACAGTAACAGCCTGGGGGTAGAAAGTGTTGTCAGAAAAGAGGTTGTGGGGAAAGGGTGGGTTGAGCTTATGGCATTAGAGATGGATATTTTGGTGAAGGAAGTAGAGGGGAAGTTGCTACAAGAACTTGTGGAGGATGCGGTAGTTGATTTGACTGGCAGGGCCTGAATCGTTGAAACCCTGACATGGCGTTTTCGCTTTGGCTTcgctttttttaatattgtaactCTATTATTGTTGTATTCGATTATCAACACACGGCCCtacttacctaattttattaaatgctaCTGAAATTATTTCAACTTGCTGCTACTTCACATCACTGAAACTGTAATAAATTAATCACTTATTCGGCTGCACCAAGAAAGAATATAAGGAATTGCAGATCTCATAAAAGATCGTGCAATTTGGTTCAAGTTTAAGACGTTTCACAAGATTGTTCTATAATTGAACAATAGATGTCTTTTCTCATCCTAGAAAAATAGGACTTTGTTCTACGAAATTTGGTTAGTTCAGAATAAGTCTATTAGTGTGGCTTCTAGAGTTGCCACAGTCCAAAACTTTAACCCAGAAAAGGAAATTCAGATTCTGCAAATGGCTACCCTGAAAAGGCTGCAGGAGGAAAGAAGC
The sequence above is drawn from the Vigna radiata var. radiata cultivar VC1973A chromosome 3, Vradiata_ver6, whole genome shotgun sequence genome and encodes:
- the LOC106757676 gene encoding uncharacterized protein LOC106757676, producing MNGAQNRKVHNVEKPFPGCLGRMVNLFDLTGGVNGNKLLTDRPHRDASSLSRSQSDVARIASPTLGDQIEDKLIVSDSMRALSNKKINGTPIKMLMDQEMSKEVVSKHNPPPNVVAKLMGLEALPRGDPNLSVEKSHRGDYSQHMCDHSGTPFKHWQMHDRFMDKEMLHEVHLNTEQIAYKDIYDIWLQSQRTGNVRDKTPEREKWTEDVNGKKMALIRQKFMEAKRLSTDEKLRQSKEFDDALEVLSSNNDLLIRLLDSQNLYELQSTPVAETKRITVLKPSKMVDNEKSVGKGKKNDKQIRKPANVGTAWERYSPGYTPPNQKVDEFPVQPTRIVVLKPSPGKAHEIKAVVSPTMLSPRNLPSGNFYQEPEDDDVLESRKVDSEITQQLHEDMRSHQRDETFYSSVFSNGYTGDESSFNKSDHECNAGNFSDLEVMSPSPRHSWDYINRCGSPFSSSSFSRASCSPESSVCREAKKRLSERWAMMASSKGLQEQRHMRRSSTLGEMLALSDIKKSEISELEGINKEQEPNESVSCSRNFNAETCVDGSPRNLSRSKSVPTSSTVFDNGLSVEVCDNDAGKIHVSGELTKSKSMKSSFKGKVTSFFFSRSKKPTREKSCPSQSKTESQSTLTGASDSPVGSSGVLREDVSQSFNSGSIGECSLTAPYESSGKMFSDSISNGQGAIPLESGLTLSKPTVPGISSENQGQPSPISVLEPPFEDDNGANEALGYVKGGHLGSRGPLKSNLIDKSPPIESIARTLSWDDSCVEVASPYPLKPSLGSLDTKVEDQDWLVFVEKLLSAAGIDDQVQSDSFYSRWHSLESPLDPSLRDNYANLNDKEPQQLHEAKRRQRRSNQKLVFDCVNFSLTEITGYGSETYLMGRLWSGSHSRFQVPEGEAHPLVDLVVAQMKELISGAMRSVWGDCGDSNSLGVESVVRKEVVGKGWVELMALEMDILVKEVEGKLLQELVEDAVVDLTGRA